A single Nicotiana tabacum cultivar K326 chromosome 5, ASM71507v2, whole genome shotgun sequence DNA region contains:
- the LOC107825148 gene encoding vignain-like precursor (The RefSeq protein has 1 substitution compared to this genomic sequence) translates to MELGKIFLISVLLPMAFGLVQSLEFTEKDIASEESLWDLYQRWRSHHTVSRDLSEKQKRFNVFKANVMHVHKVNKMDRPYKLKLNEFAAMTNHEFRNFYSSKVKHFRMLHGSRPTTGFMHDKADNLPASIDWRKQGAVTGVKNQGKCGSCWAFSAVVGVEGINKIKTGQLVSLSEQELVDCEKDNEGCNGGLMENAYEFIKKNGGITTEGIYPYRARDSRCDSSKMNSPVVNIDGHEMVPTNDEDALMKAVANQPVSVAIDASGSDLQFYSEGVFNGNCGTELDHGVAVVGYGATHDGTKYWIVKNSWGTGWGEQGYFRMERGIDAGEGLCGIAMEASYPLKLSSDNPKPAPSKDEL, encoded by the exons ATGGAGTTGGGGAAGATTTTCTTAATTTCTGTTTTGTTGCCTATGGCATTTGGGCTAGTTCAGAGCTTAGAGTTCACCGAAAAAGACATAGCATCTGAAGAGAGCTTATGGGATTTGTACCAGAGATGGAGGAGCCATCACACTGTTTCTCGAGACCTAAGCGAGAAACAAAAACGTTTCAATGTATTCAAGGCGAATGTGATGCATGTTCACAAGGTGAACAAGATGGACAGGCCTTATAAATTGAAACTCAACGAGTTTGCTGATATGACCAATCAtgaattcagaaatttttacagcTCTAAGGTAAAACACTTTAGAATGCTCCATGGTAGCCGGCCTACTACCGGATTTATGCACGACAAGGCTGATAATCTGCCAGCATCCATCGATTGGAGAAAGCAAGGCGCTGTCACTGGTGTAAAGAATCAAGGCAAATGCG GTAGTTGTTGGGCATTTTCTGCAGTTGTTGGGGTTGAGGGAATAAACAAAATCAAGACTGGCCAATTAGTTTCCCTGTCTGAACAAGAGCTTGTTGATTGTGAAAAGGATAATGAAGGATGCAATGGAGGACTAATGGAAAATGCCTATGAATTCATCAAGAAAAATGGAGGAATAACAACTGAGGGGATCTATCCTTACAGAGCAAGAGACAGTCGCTGTGATTCTTCAAAG ATGAATTCCCCGGTGGTTAATATCGATGGACACGAAATGGTACCTACAAACGACGAGGATGCTTTGATGAAAGCTGTTGCCAACCAACCAGTATCTGTTGCTATTGATGCTAGTGGTTCCGATCTGCAGTTTTACTCtgag GGAGTGTTCAATGGAAATTGTGGCACAGAGCTAGACCATGGGGTAGCAGTTGTGGGCTATGGAGCAACTCATGATGGAACAAAGTATTGGATAGTGAAGAACTCATGGGGGACTGGATGGGGAGAACAAGGTTATTTTAGGATGGAACGAGGCATCGATGCTGGAGAAGGACTGTGTGGCATAGCCATGGAAGCTTCATATCCACTCAAATTATCCTCGGACAATCCAAAACCAGCCCCCTCTAAGGATGAACTCTAG